The genomic region aggacaaccatctctgcagcactccaccaatcaggcttttatagtagagtggccagactgaagccaatcctcagtaaaaggcacgacagcccactttgagtttgccaaaaggcacctaaaaactctcagaccatgagaaacaagattctctggtctgacaaaaccaagattgaactctttgaatgccaagcatcacgtctggaggaaacctggcaccatccctacggtgaagcatggtggtggcagcatatgtttttcagtggcagggactgggagactagtcaggatcgagggacagatgaacggagcaaagtacagaaagattcttgatgaaaacctgctccagagggctcaggacctcagactggggtgaaggttcaccttccaatgggtcaacgaccctaagcacacagccaagagtggcttcgggacaagtctctgaatgtccttgagtggcccagccagagcccggacttgaacccgatcgaacatctctggagagacctgaaaatagctgtgcagcgacactccccatccaacctgacagagcttaagaggatctgcagagaagaatgggataatctccccaaatacaggtaggccaagcttgtagcgtcatacccaagaagactcaaggatgtaatcgcggccaaagatgcttcaacaatgtactgagtaaagggtctgaatacttatcagtgggggaaaaaagtatttgatcccctgctgattttgtatgtttgcccactgataaagaaaggaccagtctataattttaatggtaggtttatttgaacagtgagagacagaataacaaaaatatccagaaaaacacatgtcaaaaatgttataaattgatttgcattttaatgagggaaataagtatttgaccccctctcaatcagaaagatttctgtctcccaggtgtcttttatacaggtaacgagctgagattaggagcacactcaaagggagtgctcctaactgcagcttgttacctgtaaaaaagacatgtccacagaagcaatcaataaatcagattccaaactctccaccatggccaagaccaaagagctctccaaggatgtcagggacaagattgtagacctacataaggctggaatgggctacaagaccatcgccaagcagcttggtgagaaggtgacaacatttggtgcgattattcgcaaatggaagaaacacaaaagaactgtcaaaatCCCTCggactggggctccatgcaagatctcacctcgtggggttgcaatgatcatgagaatggtgaggaatcagcccagaactacacgggaggatcttgtcaatgatctcaaggcaactgggaccattgtcaccaagaaaacaattggtaacacactacgccgtgaaggactgaaatcctgcagcgcccgcaaggtccccctgctcaagaatacatatacatgcccgtctgaagtttgccaatgaacatctgaatgattcagaggacaactgggtgaaagggttgtggtcagatgagaccaaaatggagctctttggcatcaactcaactcgccgtgtttggaggaggaggaatgctgcctatgatcccaagaacaccatccccaccgtcaaacatggaggtggaaacattatgctttgggggtgtttttctgctaaggggacaggacaacttcaccacatcatttgacggggccatgtactgtcaaatcttgggtgagaacctccttccctcagccagggcattgaaaatgggtcgaggatgggtattccagcatgacaatgacccaaaacacacggccaaggcaacaaaggagtagttcaagaagaagcacattaaggtcctggagtggccgagccagtctccagaccttaatcccatagaaaatctgtggagggagctgaaggttcgagttgccaaatgtcagcctcgaaaccttaatgacttagaaaagatctgcaaagaggagtgggacaaaatccctcctgagatgtgtgcaaacctggtggccaactacaagaaacgtctgacctctgtgattgccaacaagggttttgccaccaagtactaagtcatgttttgcagaagggtcaaatacttatttcctcattaaaatggaaatcattttataacatttttgacatgcgtttttctggatttttttgttgttattctgtctctcactgttcatataaacctaccattaaaattatagaccgatcatttctttgtaagtgggcaaacgtacaaaatcagcaggagatcaaatacttttttcccccactgtatgtaaatgtcatacttcagttattttttataaatgtgcaaaaataaaaaaatacaactatttttgatttgtcattatggggtattgtgtataggttGATGATGAAATATATATAGAATATggatgtaaagtaacaaaatgttgaaaaatacTTCCTGAATGCATTGTTTCACACATCTGGATGCAATATTTACACAGGAATATTCAACACTGAAATCTGTTACTCTCGTTACTTCAAATGCATCTGCTGACAACATGAAAATGAATCTTTGTCTTAATGCAGGGTTAGATCTAAGTGTCAGAAGCTATTGAGTGGAATGGTTTCTTTGTTATAAAATGGAAtgttttttctgctggtgtatcctgaggcatctcctctctgagaacctcttcccgcaGTGCTGACAGGCAAATGGCCTttctcccgtgtggaccttcaggtgcatctttAGGTTGCCAGCCTGGGcgaagcgcatgtgacactgggtacagctgaagggtttctcccctgtgtggaccctctggtgcctcttcaggtcaccCGTCCGGGCGAAGTGCATGTGACACTGGAcacagctgaagggtttctcccctgtgtggaccctctggtgcctcttcaggttgcCAGCCTCAGCAAAGTGCatatgacactgggtacagctgaagggtttcacccctatgtggaccctctggtggatctctACCTTCTGGGGGCAATTGAAGCCTTCGTTACAGAACCGTTTCTCTTTACTATTGCCTGATGTTGCTCCCCCTCCCCGAGCCTTGGCCCTTTGATCCCttgagttcaatacctgatcgaaAAAGTCCCGGCTCTGTGAATCGGAAGGCCCCATCGACGTGGACACTGGGTCGAGATCCCTGAGCGTGTGTAAAGGGGAATGGGACGCAACATTTGGATTAGTCTCTAAGCTTTCTCTGTAATCTAAGAAATCTCTGCCTTGTGAGTGTCCTACTCCTAAGTGAGTCTCATCTACATTCCATGTCAGAGGAGCCTCGCCCTTCACTTTCACAGTCCTCTTATCTATGACTTTAACCTCCCCTTCAGAGTATACGCTACTACTGTACcggttccagtcccctctagacagatcagtctgtgtctctaaacCCAAGGGCATGTTGCCAGGGTCCATCTCTGTTGTGTAAGAACAAGACGGATCATTGCCAGTCTCCAACACGTCACCTGAGTCCCCATGGGAATGAACCGTCCTCAGGCTCGGGTTACCGTAAAGTAAATACTCTGAGCCAggagcaggaggacagcccaGTGGTCCCAGctccagtctctctgggtctgacATTTGGTCAGGTCCTGTGTGTAAGAACCTTTGTGTTACAGTTAaagtctctgtgtctttctctgacTTCAGGACGACATTCggcgttccactgacctccgtgatACTGCATTGCGCCCTAGGATGGGGCACGGAGCCGAAGTCCTCCGTGGCTACAGGGGGCGCCACTCCAACCGCTCCAATCTGGATGTCTCTGCTGTGTCGtgggtcctcctctccttcagtccTCTCCTGTTTGACCAGAGACGATCCTccaggacctgcagcctctgcatctgcagactgacacaagaAGAGAGGTTATTATTGGTACATGAGTTGAATTGGATAACAATGTCATAGAGAAGTCTCACAAGCTCCCCTATGGCAGATAAATAAGGATGTCCATGTAAGCAAGTGTATTGCTGAGGGGAGCCTTTCTGAAATAAACGGGACACATTTGATGTACTGTCGTGTTACACTATTACACAAACCTCTATCACGATAACATGCTGGtttgaggttccactcccctcatctATAGCTATgggttggtcatctctccatgtttTGTGTCCTGCaggcttcacaaagctcctgtggcctccagtgagatgtccttcacctaAGAGAGTTATTGGGGGAAAGCGGGTGGTTAAGTTAGGTACTGTCAATGCTCAACACTATATTGTACACTAATGACACTGTCTACAATTGGCAGAGCTGTAAGCAGGGCTGGACTACCAAATCTGGGGCCTTGGAGCATCTACAGTGGGgtccgaaattattgacacccttaataataaaaatgaacaaaaatgactgtataaaataaatcctTAAAATACCGAACTTTATTGTATGCCCTAAATTAAAATTGGAATGAtaataatacaattgctcagagaaatagattttgtttaacaagtaataaataCAATTCTCAAAAAGGGTAGGGGTCCAAATTATTGACACtactgttttcaatacctcaccttatGAGGATAATGGCAGTGAGCCTTTTCCTAATGTTTtttgagttggagaacacattgggaaggatgtaaagccttgttcacactgaaGGCCTTGTTCACACTTAAAGCCTTGACGCTCAAATCAGTCATTTCCTGACATGGCTACGCTAGTTGTCATAGCAACGGCGGGTGTGTGCACAGttgtgtaggctgattggtggtggcgCACATGCTTCCCATCACTCAGatgttatgtagcaagctaaggtgacaacaatgcctgcTATGAACACTTAAAGATCCAACTTTCAAAATGAGTCCTTTTTGGCTAGTCACAGCAGCTGGCAAGCCATTTAGCTTTCTAGCATATTCACTCATTTGTTTGTAAACgattaacaagctagttagctaccacattATCTTGTcaaaactgtcaacagagtagctagcaagcaacaagatatgccaaataagTCTTAAAAACCACTCgagggcaaataaatcagatttgactgTTCAGACACAAGTcgcatggccaggaatcagattggTATGGCTTGAAATATCTGATTCAATGTGTTTTTTGGCTGTCAGAATGCAGGAAAAAGATCAGATTAAAATCAGATACGCAAGAAAAAATTTTTGcatcacttcaaactgccaatgtgaacaaggctatagaccattcctccatacagaatccttccagattcttgatatccttcgtctacGCTTATTGACTACTTCCActggccccaggaccagtggaagcaaaatagagccataacatcaaagatccaccactatatattacagtaggtatggggttattttctgctcATGCATCCTCATTtcaacgccaaacccaccactggaaTGCATGGCCAAAgcaaagagctctatttttatacatccccccccccaaaaagtaatACAATATAGTTCAGTATTTGAATAATTTATTTTACACagacatttttgctcatctttatcaaaaggTGTCAATAATATCAGACCCCACTGTACCTCCAGggcaaatgtgcagttttatagctaatctcatgctattttacACATTTAGCGAATTTcaagctcatttcctgcaattctacacatttttccatgaggCAGAGAGAACAATTTActgttttatagctaatctcatgatattgtacacattttgccatgaggctgagaaaaACTTTGAGTTTTTAACCGAAttccctgcaattctacacattttctataATTTATGATctgttcatatgctatctgggggggCCTGACCTCCAGGTGACCCACAACCAACTCACAACCACCTCCTCCAGGACTGCTGCtctgggcatgtggcagcagtgtgtaggagggaggttcctaggtgtgagaagtgtgcagaagggcatgagacaaaggaatgtgtagcattagggaaagtagtggtatgtgttaattgtaggggtgcccatggggctggggatcagaaatgtcccatGCGAGAGActcaggttgaggtttccagggtcagagtagtgcagaagttgtcatatgctgaggcagtgaagaaagtagaggacgacgggtcaagggggagggatcctgagaggagtgttGTGAGTAGTAGATTTGTGCCAATACAGAGGGATAGGCAAATAcgtgatatatgtttcagtaggactggatttttagcatttatagaaatggttatcaactgtactgcggGGATGGAACGTAGGTCACAGAAAACTGCAGAGGTATTTGGAtgtgcgagacttgacatcagaagagttacagggtgtgttaagtggtggtgtcccatcctttcaggttgttggcctGAGGTAGCACTAAATCgttttaaatagtggagtagggtgttgatctttttttctttttcttttgtgtagtgttagatggtagggtatttatttatttattcaagcAAAAGTATAAGGGTGTTGTACttcagtctagtaggtggcggtaatgcaacatttattggatgccaactgccGTTAAACCTCATCGGAGAAGGACTGCTGCTCATTGGAGAAGAAATCCCTTTAGTTTGCAGGGTACAGCCTAactcacaacgttcaagtttccCCTCACAAGACCAAAAATTTGCTGAGTGCCCCAAAAAATGAGGCAACATTggtcgtgaggtgttgctttattcattttttaaaaaccaggtttgctgttcacttgcgctatatgagatgggagttccatgcaatcccggcgctgtataatactgtacatttccttgaatttgttctggacctggggactgaaaatacccctggtgacatgtctggtgggttaagtgtgtgtgtcagtgttgtgtgtaagttgactatgaaAACAATTaggaattttcaacacattgtttcGTATAAAAACGAGAAGCGATGTAGTCGGTCTCTCCTCAACTTTTAGCCAAGAAAGACTGGCAGACATAGTATTGAAATTAGCCCTCTGACTACAGTGAAGAGCAAAATGTGCTGGTCTGTTCTTGGCCAGCTGCATGTTAAAATTTGCTCAATGCCCCAAAAATGTTAAGGGAACCTTGCCCACAACTGGTGCtttcatatgctatctgggggaGCCCGACCTCCCCCAGCAAAATATTGGGGCCCCCAAAATATTGGTGGGGGGCCCTGGGAGGTTAAGACACATGCGCTGCGTGCCGTTTGGTAATACGGCCCTGGATGTAATGTAACACTTATAATAAAGTCTTGACATTTATTGATTTTGTTCCATCCATCACATTATTTTAATTGAGCATGACAATAGTAAATATAGTAAATCAAAAATCTGTTTTGAATAGTCTTTGTGCAATAAGTATTTCTTATTAATTAacctgcctggtaaaataaaggtaagaTGGGGGAAAACAATGCATGATAGGAGAAGTACCGCATACTATCCAAAAACTGACCAAGACCAAACTCTGGGTATGACATCTGAACACATGCGCAGAGGGGAACGGGACAACAGGCCCCGCAGCCTCGGCCTTCTGCAAAGTGTAGCctacctcttgccattcctctgtatcggtcgaggatcttgacactactgggacGACTGGAGGGGACGCGCTCTCGCGTTGTcctctctgcgcgctcccgtgTCACCTTCAGTTCAATtagctgtagtttcctccgcaatgccctgttttctttctggctttgagtaatttccaaacgaaacactgcatagtcgtcgtctacgagtttacagatctctgcaacggctgcattcgct from Salmo trutta chromosome 11, fSalTru1.1, whole genome shotgun sequence harbors:
- the LOC115201850 gene encoding zinc finger protein 34-like — translated: MATCNSNVMIFHTQIASIMEVLANAAVAEICKLVDDDYAVFRLEITQSQKENRALRRKLQLIELKVTRERAERTTRERVPSSRPSSVKILDRYRGMARGEGHLTGGHRSFVKPAGHKTWRDDQPIAIDEGSGTSNQHVIVIESADAEAAGPGGSSLVKQERTEGEEDPRHSRDIQIGAVGVAPPVATEDFGSVPHPRAQCSITEVSGTPNVVLKSEKDTETLTVTQRFLHTGPDQMSDPERLELGPLGCPPAPGSEYLLYGNPSLRTVHSHGDSGDVLETGNDPSCSYTTEMDPGNMPLGLETQTDLSRGDWNRYSSSVYSEGEVKVIDKRTVKVKGEAPLTWNVDETHLGVGHSQGRDFLDYRESLETNPNVASHSPLHTLRDLDPVSTSMGPSDSQSRDFFDQVLNSRDQRAKARGGGATSGNSKEKRFCNEGFNCPQKVEIHQRVHIGVKPFSCTQCHMHFAEAGNLKRHQRVHTGEKPFSCVQCHMHFARTGDLKRHQRVHTGEKPFSCTQCHMRFAQAGNLKMHLKVHTGERPFACQHCGKRFSERRCLRIHQQKKHSIL